In Musa acuminata AAA Group cultivar baxijiao chromosome BXJ3-9, Cavendish_Baxijiao_AAA, whole genome shotgun sequence, a single genomic region encodes these proteins:
- the LOC103998568 gene encoding gibberellin 2-beta-dioxygenase 8-like yields MQGTARYLASKVSIAACSMMQVGKCARRKTMMCDPPFDRYRDLFTGSILQRSQHEGRQVVEEHELPMIDLRSLRSENEEERVSCVSEIVRASSDWGFFQVLNHGVSNELLGEMSREQKRMFELPFEMKASAKLLNGSYRWGTPTAKSLDQFSWSEAFHVPLAKISDPDCCSSEFGSLSDAMERLAGTMSELARMLAGVLAENLGSPGDQFTKSCSKSTCFLRLNRYPPCPFSPETFGLMPHTDSDFLTILHQDQVGGLQLRKDSKWIAVKPNPDALIVNIGDLFQAWSNDVYKSVQHKVMTNTKVERYSVAYFLCPSNESTIGSCREPSIYKKFTFGEFRRQVEEDVKRSGYKVGLPRFLL; encoded by the exons ATGCAGGGTACTGCTAGATACTTGGCCTCAAAGGTATCCATCGCCGCATGCAGCATGATGCAAGTAGGAa AGTGCGCAAGAAGGAAAACCATGATGTGCGACCCTCCTTTCGATAGGTACAGAGATCTGTTCACTGGCTCTATCCTGCAACGTTCACAACATGAAGGACGCCAAGTTGTGGAAGAGCATGAGCTCCCAATGATAGACTTGCGCAGCCTAAGGAGTGAGAACGAAGAAGAGCGGGTGTCTTGCGTCTCAGAAATCGTGAGGGCCTCATCGGACTGGGGCTTCTTCCAGGTCCTTAACCATGGGGTTAGCAATGAGCTATTGGGTGAGATGAGTAGGGAGCAGAAGCGGATGTTCGAGTTGCCCTTCGAGATGAAGGCCAGCGCCAAGCTCCTGAATGGCTCATACCGCTGGGGAACTCCGACCGCAAAATCTCTTGATCAGTTCTCGTGGTCAGAAGCCTTTCATGTTCCTCTCGCTAAGATCTCTGACCCAGATTGCTGCAGCTCGGAGTTCGGTTCTCTGAG TGATGCGATGGAGAGGCTTGCAGGCACAATGTCAGAGCTGGCTCGCATGCTTGCAGGAGTTCTGGCCGAGAATCTGGGGTCCCCTGGGGATCAATTCACCAAGAGCTGCAGCAAGAGCACATGCTTCCTTCGGCTGAATCGTTATCCGCCATGCCCATTCTCACCAGAGACTTTTGGTCTGATGCCTCACACCGATAGCGACTTCCTCACCATCCTTCATCAGGATCAAGTAGGTGGTTTGCAACTGAGGAAGGATTCCAAGTGGATCGCTGTCAAGCCTAACCCAGATGCACTTATAGTCAACATTGGAGATCTCTTTCAG GCATGGAGCAATGATGTCTACAAGAGTGTGCAGCACAAGGTGATGACCAATACGAAGGTGGAGAGGTATTCGGTAGCTTATTTCCTTTGCCCATCAAACGAGTCCACCATAGGGAGTTGCAGGGAGCCTTCCATCTACAAGAAGTTCACTTTCGGGGAGTTCAGGAGGCAGGTGGAAGAGGACGTGAAAAGAAGTGGATATAAGGTGGGGCTTCCAAGATTTCTCCTCTAG